Proteins encoded together in one Palaemon carinicauda isolate YSFRI2023 chromosome 45, ASM3689809v2, whole genome shotgun sequence window:
- the LOC137634616 gene encoding uncharacterized protein isoform X1, with product MAKASNVRCSYCKKDGHTIKNCPDPKCKTSLPFRNPFNPFLNFKGKTDGQIKPVSHIHSEKPVNLFDDFTFDGTVALNSDGDKYKVRILRDTGASQSLLLRNALPNIEANVTNEHVLVKDLSQISKVPLANVHLDCPIKKGNVLVGIRDIEFPVKGVTLLLANDLAGRLVVPNVIVMEKPVGVNIEPDPDCSVNPSCVVTRSQKSSSDESKVTSVNFEARNVMSRDNLIKAQKHDNTLSKLHDQAVSRSEISKSPCFYFESDLLMRFYRSPKRSSEDTWSEKRQIVLLLSVRNSVMEIAHDAYGGHLGIHKTYCKILNSFYWPNMKKDVAEFVRTCHVCQISGKPNQVIPKAPLQPILVPDEPFSKIIIDNVGPLPKTKKGNKYLPTLICPTTRYPIAIPLRNISAKNIANSLLKVFTNFGIPKEIQSDRGSNFTSDLFAQVLKELNIKQTLSAAYHPESQGALERWHQTFKSMLRKFCVESQLEWDEGIDFLLFAIREVPHESLGFSPYEMLFGRSVRGPLSVIKEEWLNTPSESSQTIQQYMNKLKSTLMQVRKIAGEKLRGQQILMKRNYDKACKVRKFKPNDLVLAYLPVPGSPLKAKFCGPYPIIKNVNNNTYIIKTPDRRKLTQIIHVNLLKAYHSRETGNGSSETVVNLNFKVETPGEDNSLEDLIASSMPQTNTEVLNNLDLFLNHLSPWQSQDLKNVISSHSTLFNDFPRKSDLLLHDIELVPGTAPIRQQSYRVGPEKKSKMKEEVEYLLRHGLARPSKSPWASPCILIPKEDGSYRFCTDYRKINNVTIKDSYPLPLIDDLIDSVGQAKFVTKIDLLKGYYQVGLTEKAKLISAFITPFGLFQYEVMPFGLTNAPSTFQRLVNFIIQDLEDASDAGAGGVLLQESDGILHPVSYTSTKFKHHQKSYSTIEKEALDLVLALQKYECYLLGAAEVLVFTDHNPLTFLDKMKSHNQRLLRWSIYLQKFPLQIRHIKGTENIMADALSRLPP from the exons atggcaaaagcgtctaatgttcgttgtagttattgtaagaaagacggtcacacaattaaaaactgtccagatcctaaatgtaaaacttctttgccttttcggaacccatttaacccttttcttaactttaaaggtaaaacggatggtcagattaagcctgtctcccatatccattctgaaaagcctgtaaatctatttgatgattttacttttgatggaactgtagctttgaactctgatggggataaatataaagtcaggatacttcgggacacgggtgcttcgcaaagtttactattgagaaatgctctccctaatattgaagctaacgtaactaatgaacatgttctcgtgaaagacctttcacaaatatctaaagttccccttgctaatgttcatcttgattgtcctataaagaagggtaatgtgctggtaggcataagagatattgaatttccagtaaaaggtgtaactttattattggctaatgaccttgcaggacgtttggtagttcccaacgtcattgtaatggaaaaacctgtaggtgtaaacattgaacctgatcctgattgctctgtaaatccttcctgtgttgtcactcgtagccagaaatctagttcggatgaatctaaagtcacttctgtaaattttgaagcacgaaatgttatgagtagagataaccttattaaagctcagaagcacgataacactttaagtaagcttcatgaccaagcagtttctagaagtgagattagcaaatccccatgtttttactttgaatctgatttgttaatgaggttttaccgttcccctaagagatctagtgaagacacatggagcgaaaagcgacaaattgtgctgcttctttctgttaggaattctgtaatggaaatagctcatgatgcctatggaggacatttaggaattcataagacgtattgtaagattttgaatagtttctattggcctaatatgaaaaaagatgtagcagaatttgttcgcacttgtcatgtatgtcagatatcaggaaaaccgaaccaggtaatacccaaggcacctttacaaccgatcttagtccctgatgaaccttttagtaagataattatagataacgttggtcctttaccaaaaaccaagaaaggtaataAATACTTGCCCACTTTAATATGTCCTACGACCCGATatcctattgccatccctcttcgtaacatttctgctaagaacattgctaattctttactgaaagttttcacaaattttggtatcccaaaggaaatacaaagtgatagaggttcgaatttcaccagtgacctttttgcccaggtacttaaagaactaaatattaaacaaactttgtctgctgcctatcacccagagtctcagggtgcccttgagcgttggcatcaaacttttaagagtatgcttaggaaattttgtgttgagagtcaacttgagtgggatgagggcattgatttccttctgtttgctatcagggaagttccccatgagtcccttggtttttcaccctacgagatgttgtttgggaggtcagttagaggaccgctttcagtaattaaagaggaatggttgaacactccttctgagtctagccaaaccattcaacaatatatgaataaacttaaaagcacattaatgcaggttaggaaaattgctggggagaaattaaggggtcaacaaatcttaatgaagagaaactatgacaaagcttgtaaagtcagaaaatttaaacctaatgaccttgtgttagcctaccttcctgtccctggttcccctcttaaagctaagttttgtgggccctatcccatcataaaaaatgttaacaataatacctacattatcaaaactccagatcgtagaaaactcactcagatcattcatgttaatttacttaaggcttatcactctagggaaactggaaatggttccagtgagacggttgttaatcttaattttaaggtagagacTCCAGGAGAGGATaattcattggaagaccttattgcttcctccatgccacaaaccaatactgaggttctaaataacctggatctattcctgaaccacctctctccttggcagtcgcaagacttaaagaatgtaatctctagccattcaactctctttaatgattttcccaggaaaagtgatttgctgcttcatgacatcgagctggttcctggtacagcacccattcgtcagcagtcctatcgtgtgggtcctgagaagaagagcaaaatgaaggaggaagtcgaatatcttctccggcatggtctagcaagaccgagtaaatcgccatgggcttcaccttgcatcctaattccaaaagaggacggtagctacagattttgtacagactatagaaagattaacaatgttaccattaaagattcctaccctttgccactcattgatgatttaattgattcagtaggacaagcaaagttcgtaacgaagatagacctcttaaagggctattatcaggtaggattaactgaaaaagctaagttaatatctgctttcattacaccctttggactttttcagtacgaggtcatgccttttggccttaccaacgccccatctacctttcagcgccttgtaaacttcatcatccaagatttggaag atgctagcgatgcgggagctggaggggtgctactccaagagtcagatggtatacttcacccagtcagctacacctccactaagttcaagcatcaccagaagtcctacagcaccattgagaaggaagcacttgatttggtactcgccctgcaaaaatatgaatgctacttactaggtgctgctgaggtactagtcttcaccgaccacaaccccttgaccttcctcgataagatgaagtcccacaaccaacgtctactacgctggtccatttatctgcagaagttccctttacagatccgccacatcaagggaacagagaacatcatggcagatgccttatcgcgactgcctccttaa
- the LOC137634616 gene encoding uncharacterized protein isoform X2: MAKASNVRCSYCKKDGHTIKNCPDPKCKTSLPFRNPFNPFLNFKGKTDGQIKPVSHIHSEKPVNLFDDFTFDGTVALNSDGDKYKVRILRDTGASQSLLLRNALPNIEANVTNEHVLVKDLSQISKVPLANVHLDCPIKKGNVLVGIRDIEFPVKGVTLLLANDLAGRLVVPNVIVMEKPVGVNIEPDPDCSVNPSCVVTRSQKSSSDESKVTSVNFEARNVMSRDNLIKAQKHDNTLSKLHDQAVSRSEISKSPCFYFESDLLMRFYRSPKRSSEDTWSEKRQIVLLLSVRNSVMEIAHDAYGGHLGIHKTYCKILNSFYWPNMKKDVAEFVRTCHVCQISGKPNQVIPKAPLQPILVPDEPFSKIIIDNVGPLPKTKKGNKYLPTLICPTTRYPIAIPLRNISAKNIANSLLKVFTNFGIPKEIQSDRGSNFTSDLFAQVLKELNIKQTLSAAYHPESQGALERWHQTFKSMLRKFCVESQLEWDEGIDFLLFAIREVPHESLGFSPYEMLFGRSVRGPLSVIKEEWLNTPSESSQTIQQYMNKLKSTLMQVRKIAGEKLRGQQILMKRNYDKACKVRKFKPNDLVLAYLPVPGSPLKAKFCGPYPIIKNVNNNTYIIKTPDRRKLTQIIHVNLLKAYHSRETGNGSSETVVNLNFKVETPGEDNSLEDLIASSMPQTNTEVLNNLDLFLNHLSPWQSQDLKNVISSHSTLFNDFPRKSDLLLHDIELVPGTAPIRQQSYRVGPEKKSKMKEEVEYLLRHGLARPSKSPWASPCILIPKEDGSYRFCTDYRKINNVTIKDSYPLPLIDDLIDSVGQAKFVTKIDLLKGYYQVGLTEKAKLISAFITPFGLFQYEVMPFGLTNAPSTFQRLVNFIIQDLEGVYCYLDDIVVTGQTWEDHGNRLKCLFRRC; the protein is encoded by the exons atggcaaaagcgtctaatgttcgttgtagttattgtaagaaagacggtcacacaattaaaaactgtccagatcctaaatgtaaaacttctttgccttttcggaacccatttaacccttttcttaactttaaaggtaaaacggatggtcagattaagcctgtctcccatatccattctgaaaagcctgtaaatctatttgatgattttacttttgatggaactgtagctttgaactctgatggggataaatataaagtcaggatacttcgggacacgggtgcttcgcaaagtttactattgagaaatgctctccctaatattgaagctaacgtaactaatgaacatgttctcgtgaaagacctttcacaaatatctaaagttccccttgctaatgttcatcttgattgtcctataaagaagggtaatgtgctggtaggcataagagatattgaatttccagtaaaaggtgtaactttattattggctaatgaccttgcaggacgtttggtagttcccaacgtcattgtaatggaaaaacctgtaggtgtaaacattgaacctgatcctgattgctctgtaaatccttcctgtgttgtcactcgtagccagaaatctagttcggatgaatctaaagtcacttctgtaaattttgaagcacgaaatgttatgagtagagataaccttattaaagctcagaagcacgataacactttaagtaagcttcatgaccaagcagtttctagaagtgagattagcaaatccccatgtttttactttgaatctgatttgttaatgaggttttaccgttcccctaagagatctagtgaagacacatggagcgaaaagcgacaaattgtgctgcttctttctgttaggaattctgtaatggaaatagctcatgatgcctatggaggacatttaggaattcataagacgtattgtaagattttgaatagtttctattggcctaatatgaaaaaagatgtagcagaatttgttcgcacttgtcatgtatgtcagatatcaggaaaaccgaaccaggtaatacccaaggcacctttacaaccgatcttagtccctgatgaaccttttagtaagataattatagataacgttggtcctttaccaaaaaccaagaaaggtaataAATACTTGCCCACTTTAATATGTCCTACGACCCGATatcctattgccatccctcttcgtaacatttctgctaagaacattgctaattctttactgaaagttttcacaaattttggtatcccaaaggaaatacaaagtgatagaggttcgaatttcaccagtgacctttttgcccaggtacttaaagaactaaatattaaacaaactttgtctgctgcctatcacccagagtctcagggtgcccttgagcgttggcatcaaacttttaagagtatgcttaggaaattttgtgttgagagtcaacttgagtgggatgagggcattgatttccttctgtttgctatcagggaagttccccatgagtcccttggtttttcaccctacgagatgttgtttgggaggtcagttagaggaccgctttcagtaattaaagaggaatggttgaacactccttctgagtctagccaaaccattcaacaatatatgaataaacttaaaagcacattaatgcaggttaggaaaattgctggggagaaattaaggggtcaacaaatcttaatgaagagaaactatgacaaagcttgtaaagtcagaaaatttaaacctaatgaccttgtgttagcctaccttcctgtccctggttcccctcttaaagctaagttttgtgggccctatcccatcataaaaaatgttaacaataatacctacattatcaaaactccagatcgtagaaaactcactcagatcattcatgttaatttacttaaggcttatcactctagggaaactggaaatggttccagtgagacggttgttaatcttaattttaaggtagagacTCCAGGAGAGGATaattcattggaagaccttattgcttcctccatgccacaaaccaatactgaggttctaaataacctggatctattcctgaaccacctctctccttggcagtcgcaagacttaaagaatgtaatctctagccattcaactctctttaatgattttcccaggaaaagtgatttgctgcttcatgacatcgagctggttcctggtacagcacccattcgtcagcagtcctatcgtgtgggtcctgagaagaagagcaaaatgaaggaggaagtcgaatatcttctccggcatggtctagcaagaccgagtaaatcgccatgggcttcaccttgcatcctaattccaaaagaggacggtagctacagattttgtacagactatagaaagattaacaatgttaccattaaagattcctaccctttgccactcattgatgatttaattgattcagtaggacaagcaaagttcgtaacgaagatagacctcttaaagggctattatcaggtaggattaactgaaaaagctaagttaatatctgctttcattacaccctttggactttttcagtacgaggtcatgccttttggccttaccaacgccccatctacctttcagcgccttgtaaacttcatcatccaagatttggaaggtgtttattgttaccttgatgatatagtagtcactggacagacttgggaagatcatgggaataggctcaagtgtttgttccgtag atgctag